One part of the Patescibacteria group bacterium genome encodes these proteins:
- the rny gene encoding ribonuclease Y gives MSLKIVVLLASLIGALGIGLGYYLRLIISLGKRGSMELEIKEMMLKAKEEAKKIIDGAQGKADETLAASRAEIKEKEEKIKKSEERAIKKEDTLDQRQADIDKEVENIKTKIAEVKKVKDKVDGLETEKRAELEKIARLSESEAREELLKSVEKKSEEDILVRMQKLEKFGEEKLEKKAQDILATAIQRLGNSVSADVLTTTVAIPSDEIKGKIIGKEGRNIKAFERATGVEVIVDDTPGVITISSFDPVRRQVARVALETLILDGRIQPAKIEQCVEKAEQDINKIIKEKGNQAVYECGVLNLDPRIIAILGRLHFRTSYGQNVLQHSIEMSHIAGMIAEELKANVAVAKAGALLHDIGKAVDHEVQGTHVEIGRRILQKFGADEAIVKAMQAHHGEYPYETIESIIVQTADAISGSRPGARRDSVENYLKRLGDLEAIAKTFTGVEKAFALQAGREIRVFVAPTEVTDLDAKKMAQDIAQRIEKELKYPGEIKVTIIRELRTIEYAR, from the coding sequence ATGTCATTAAAAATAGTCGTCCTTCTCGCGAGCCTCATAGGCGCTCTTGGGATTGGTCTGGGCTACTATCTCCGTCTCATTATTTCTTTGGGCAAACGAGGCTCAATGGAACTTGAGATAAAGGAGATGATGCTCAAAGCCAAGGAAGAAGCGAAGAAGATTATTGACGGAGCTCAAGGTAAGGCGGATGAAACACTCGCCGCATCAAGAGCCGAGATCAAGGAGAAAGAGGAGAAAATCAAGAAATCTGAGGAGCGTGCCATAAAAAAAGAAGATACGCTTGATCAGCGCCAAGCTGACATCGACAAAGAAGTCGAAAATATCAAGACAAAGATTGCCGAGGTGAAGAAGGTTAAGGATAAGGTTGACGGCTTAGAAACCGAGAAGCGAGCTGAGCTTGAAAAAATTGCCCGCCTCTCCGAGTCAGAAGCTCGAGAGGAACTTTTGAAAAGTGTTGAAAAGAAAAGCGAGGAAGATATTTTGGTCAGAATGCAAAAGCTGGAGAAATTCGGCGAAGAAAAACTTGAGAAAAAAGCTCAGGATATTCTAGCAACCGCCATTCAACGACTGGGAAATTCTGTTTCGGCTGATGTTTTGACCACAACCGTGGCGATCCCTTCAGATGAAATCAAGGGAAAAATTATCGGTAAGGAAGGAAGAAACATCAAAGCCTTCGAGCGAGCGACGGGTGTTGAGGTTATTGTCGACGATACTCCAGGAGTTATCACGATTTCATCGTTTGACCCTGTTCGCAGACAAGTAGCTCGCGTAGCGCTTGAGACTTTGATCCTCGACGGCAGAATTCAGCCAGCCAAAATTGAACAGTGTGTTGAAAAAGCCGAGCAAGATATCAACAAAATCATTAAAGAAAAAGGAAATCAAGCAGTATACGAGTGTGGAGTACTCAATCTTGATCCAAGAATCATCGCGATTTTGGGACGATTGCACTTCCGAACAAGTTACGGACAAAATGTTTTGCAACACTCAATCGAAATGTCACATATCGCGGGAATGATTGCAGAGGAACTCAAAGCCAACGTTGCAGTGGCCAAAGCTGGCGCACTTTTGCACGACATCGGTAAAGCGGTTGACCATGAAGTCCAAGGTACGCATGTTGAAATCGGCCGCCGCATTTTACAAAAATTTGGAGCGGATGAAGCTATCGTTAAGGCCATGCAAGCTCATCACGGTGAATATCCGTACGAAACCATCGAATCAATTATCGTTCAGACTGCAGACGCAATATCTGGTTCACGCCCAGGAGCTCGCAGAGACAGCGTTGAGAATTATTTGAAACGTCTTGGAGACTTAGAGGCAATCGCCAAGACCTTCACCGGTGTAGAAAAAGCTTTTGCCTTGCAAGCCGGACGAGAAATTCGAGTGTTCGTTGCCCCAACTGAAGTTACTGACCTCGATGCCAAAAAAATGGCTCAAGATATAGCTCAAAGGATTGAAAAAGAGTTAAAATATCCTGGAGAAATCAAGGTGACTATTATAAGAGAGTTGAGGACTATAGAGTACGCACGCTAA
- a CDS encoding HU family DNA-binding protein, giving the protein MNKQAIADAVHAILGGTKVQAEQVVDVVIDSIVNTMKKGEEVSIAGLGIFSVKARAARQARNPRTGESIQVPAMKVPKFRAAKALKEAVK; this is encoded by the coding sequence ATGAATAAACAAGCTATAGCAGACGCAGTTCACGCAATTCTCGGCGGTACTAAAGTTCAAGCAGAACAAGTTGTTGACGTAGTTATCGACTCAATCGTCAACACCATGAAGAAAGGTGAGGAAGTTTCAATCGCTGGCCTCGGAATCTTTTCAGTAAAGGCTCGCGCCGCTCGCCAAGCTCGCAACCCTCGCACTGGTGAATCCATCCAAGTTCCAGCTATGAAGGTGCCTAAGTTTCGTGCAGCTAAGGCTCTCAAAGAAGCAGTCAAATAA
- a CDS encoding SPASM domain-containing protein: MARSFSFHEGRHTETVKIGCQCIKKILTLDFNLPGDDVANSVNQFPPGSPEANHAFGEGYKCTMKCPLCFNEAALKNYVLYTKEVYNFLDQARPLGLESLKFLGPGELLEKKELWDMLEYTRKHNIILGIFTKAGVLGSDWLARKYHGIDSMELLNRLLEYPNLNFYLEGRSFDPVWENRFVPIRDAEDAKHVNYYEVLCIAYERLCAAGVNADLANQRMTIQCNPVTHQNISGVFEIYKWGIERNMPVYLPPTMVSGKGHLGEGSAMEELFIERYIALAVQVYTWAIERGVLTLPQFLSDGPHPYIGNTPCNQLTHGMYVHADGRVWRCPGNDNPDFEIDPDIRKTPLKDIWMNSKNYRTNAFNNHCVKDGFSLPVRFYTEVKKRVEQELRPRQ, from the coding sequence ATGGCTCGAAGCTTCTCGTTTCACGAGGGTCGGCACACTGAGACCGTCAAAATTGGCTGTCAGTGCATCAAAAAAATTCTGACACTCGATTTCAACCTCCCCGGTGATGACGTCGCCAACTCCGTCAACCAGTTTCCTCCCGGTTCGCCGGAGGCTAACCACGCCTTCGGGGAAGGATACAAATGCACTATGAAGTGTCCACTTTGTTTCAACGAGGCGGCCTTGAAAAACTACGTGCTCTACACCAAAGAGGTTTACAACTTTTTGGATCAGGCGCGACCCTTGGGCCTCGAATCTCTCAAATTTCTCGGACCCGGAGAGCTTCTGGAGAAAAAGGAATTGTGGGATATGCTCGAGTACACCCGCAAACACAACATCATTCTTGGTATTTTTACCAAGGCGGGTGTGCTCGGGAGTGATTGGTTGGCACGCAAATACCACGGCATCGATTCGATGGAGCTACTCAACCGGCTCCTCGAATATCCGAATCTGAATTTCTATCTCGAGGGTCGATCGTTTGACCCCGTCTGGGAAAACCGGTTTGTACCTATTCGGGATGCGGAAGATGCAAAGCACGTCAATTACTACGAAGTTTTGTGTATCGCGTATGAGCGGCTCTGCGCCGCGGGAGTTAACGCTGATCTTGCCAACCAGCGGATGACCATTCAGTGCAATCCCGTCACCCACCAAAACATCAGCGGCGTCTTCGAGATATACAAATGGGGCATTGAAAGAAATATGCCCGTGTATTTGCCGCCGACGATGGTTAGTGGCAAGGGTCACCTCGGAGAAGGTTCCGCAATGGAGGAATTGTTCATTGAGAGATACATCGCTTTGGCGGTTCAAGTTTACACTTGGGCAATCGAGCGCGGTGTGCTCACTCTTCCGCAGTTTCTGAGCGACGGCCCGCACCCGTATATCGGAAACACACCGTGCAATCAGTTGACGCACGGGATGTACGTCCATGCGGATGGGCGAGTCTGGAGGTGTCCCGGTAATGACAACCCAGACTTCGAAATAGACCCTGATATTCGGAAGACTCCTCTTAAGGATATCTGGATGAACAGTAAAAATTACCGCACCAACGCCTTCAACAACCACTGTGTGAAGGATGGGTTCTCACTTCCGGTTCGGTTTTACACTGAAGTGAAAAAGAGAGTGGAGCAAGAGCTCCGCCCTCGGCAGTAG
- a CDS encoding helix-turn-helix domain-containing protein: protein MNFVNKIINISLFNNIFSNIDLFLWKIIDTKQIKGYTFGMKDSNAQLKIALQNFGFGEKESLVYLALLELGHGTVTEISRKAGINRTTGYDILSSLANKGLASISGKEPKSEFAAEPPQAITNYLKKVAERTVEQIKKSEELIPELNLLHAKQNRPRIKFYEGVEGLKQVYEDTLNSTETIRAYANAGEVHKGIPNYFPEYFKRRARKNISIRAIFPQTEAGIERASFDTEEKREVAFVPADRYNFSPEINIYDNKVMIASWQEKLGVIIESAEIADAMKKIYELAWAEAKRLDASMKLAKAKPEESVI from the coding sequence ATGAATTTCGTCAATAAAATTATCAACATATCCTTATTTAACAACATATTTAGTAATATCGACCTATTTTTGTGGAAAATAATTGACACAAAACAAATTAAAGGTTATACTTTTGGTATGAAAGATTCAAACGCTCAGTTAAAAATCGCCCTCCAAAATTTTGGTTTTGGAGAAAAAGAAAGTTTAGTTTATTTAGCGCTACTTGAACTCGGTCATGGAACAGTCACCGAGATCAGTCGAAAAGCCGGAATCAATCGCACAACGGGGTATGATATTTTAAGTTCCCTTGCTAACAAAGGTCTTGCGAGCATTTCTGGTAAGGAACCAAAATCTGAGTTTGCCGCCGAGCCGCCGCAGGCTATTACCAATTATTTAAAAAAAGTGGCTGAGCGAACTGTAGAGCAAATTAAAAAATCTGAAGAATTAATTCCTGAGCTTAACTTACTTCACGCAAAACAAAATCGGCCGAGAATAAAATTTTACGAAGGGGTTGAGGGACTAAAACAAGTGTATGAGGATACGCTGAATTCAACTGAAACAATACGAGCGTATGCCAACGCTGGTGAAGTGCACAAAGGTATACCAAATTATTTTCCCGAATATTTCAAACGACGAGCCCGAAAGAATATTTCTATTCGTGCCATATTTCCGCAAACAGAAGCGGGAATCGAAAGAGCCTCGTTTGATACGGAAGAAAAACGTGAAGTGGCTTTTGTGCCAGCCGATAGATATAATTTTTCTCCCGAAATTAACATTTACGATAACAAAGTGATGATTGCTTCCTGGCAAGAAAAACTCGGTGTGATTATCGAGAGTGCCGAAATCGCCGACGCGATGAAAAAAATCTACGAGCTCGCATGGGCAGAAGCGAAACGGCTTGATGCGAGTATGAAACTCGCAAAAGCCAAACCCGAGGAGTCCGTTATTTAG
- a CDS encoding helix-turn-helix domain-containing protein — MLETLKLLGVSGKAAQVYAASLALGTSSVKTIAQKAKLKRPTVYVYLEELARDGLVQKITIGKKEYFQAASPKFLEIKLEQQLTVLKKEMPELELLHAQGQGKPGVTMHEGEKGLLQVYEEIKKTKEIMFWSDLYAVEKIFPDAWRKINQATIENNIHTREIVADTADARASSRRWAATVGDKYVARLANGPIFNDSVIYDNVVAFFRLQQQNLFVVRIEDPTIAATMKTLFEMAWQSAKPFKAK, encoded by the coding sequence ATGTTAGAAACTCTGAAATTGTTGGGCGTAAGCGGAAAGGCGGCGCAAGTGTATGCTGCTTCGCTTGCCCTCGGAACGTCGTCAGTAAAAACTATTGCGCAAAAAGCAAAATTGAAACGTCCGACGGTGTACGTGTACTTGGAAGAGTTAGCACGAGACGGATTGGTTCAAAAAATTACGATCGGAAAAAAGGAATACTTCCAAGCGGCGTCTCCTAAGTTTCTTGAAATCAAACTCGAACAACAACTAACCGTTTTAAAAAAAGAAATGCCTGAGTTGGAATTGCTTCACGCTCAAGGTCAGGGCAAGCCTGGTGTCACTATGCATGAGGGAGAGAAAGGTTTGCTCCAAGTCTATGAGGAAATAAAAAAGACAAAGGAAATCATGTTTTGGTCAGACCTCTATGCCGTCGAAAAAATTTTCCCTGACGCTTGGCGCAAAATTAATCAGGCGACAATCGAAAATAATATTCACACGAGAGAAATTGTCGCGGATACTGCCGATGCGAGAGCCAGTTCGCGACGTTGGGCGGCCACAGTAGGGGATAAATATGTTGCACGATTGGCAAATGGTCCGATTTTTAATGACAGTGTGATTTACGATAATGTTGTGGCGTTTTTTCGACTTCAACAACAAAATCTCTTTGTGGTTCGGATTGAAGATCCGACAATAGCCGCGACCATGAAAACCCTTTTCGAGATGGCCTGGCAATCGGCGAAGCCATTCAAAGCTAAATAA
- a CDS encoding helix-turn-helix domain-containing protein, whose protein sequence is MTKPVSIRQRALELRKAGFSYSAISEKVKITKGTLSAWLGNVPYVPNKETLLKIGKARTASTLAKHKLKIKSIAEANEQAKMDIGSLNKRDIFMLGVGLYLGEGTKTHNIVRVVNANPQVMSFAVRWFREVCGMKNSNFRLRLHVYPDNNIAESIKFWSNATSVPQSQFQKTSIDTRTGKKMFKRGKLPYGTAHLTIKSEGKKEFGVFLARRINGWISEVLK, encoded by the coding sequence GTGACTAAACCTGTATCGATAAGACAAAGAGCGCTTGAACTGAGAAAAGCTGGCTTTTCTTACTCGGCTATCTCCGAAAAAGTGAAAATAACGAAAGGCACCTTAAGCGCGTGGCTTGGCAACGTACCCTACGTACCCAACAAGGAAACTTTACTGAAAATTGGTAAGGCAAGAACGGCTTCAACCCTTGCGAAACACAAGCTAAAAATTAAATCTATTGCTGAGGCAAATGAACAAGCGAAGATGGACATAGGCTCATTGAACAAGCGAGACATTTTTATGTTAGGAGTAGGGCTTTATTTGGGGGAAGGCACTAAAACTCATAATATCGTCCGCGTTGTTAATGCAAATCCTCAAGTGATGAGTTTCGCTGTCCGGTGGTTTAGGGAAGTTTGTGGCATGAAAAATTCTAACTTTAGATTAAGATTGCATGTGTACCCCGACAATAATATTGCAGAATCAATAAAATTTTGGTCTAATGCTACTTCTGTCCCCCAAAGCCAATTTCAAAAAACATCTATAGATACTAGAACGGGTAAAAAAATGTTTAAACGAGGAAAGTTGCCTTATGGTACAGCACACCTTACAATTAAAAGCGAAGGCAAAAAGGAATTTGGTGTTTTCTTGGCTCGGAGGATTAACGGCTGGATTAGCGAAGTTTTAAAATAA
- a CDS encoding trypsin-like peptidase domain-containing protein, translating into MLAKIFSFLLGIIGVVTTALSFPVPQTAIAPKITPTKTETVVENTKSKTNDFSQLKSASTTTQRTATTTAKEKTPAKKPTENSKTPVPNVVASKIPYIPKVAVATTTTPAPPTDFNALNQKARAAVVNILCTSAMGGIFEPISGSGVLIDSRGIILTNAHIAQFLLLEDSAGRKLLNCIVRTGSPAVATYRVNVVYISPQWVKDNYKNLRSQNPTGTGENDFALLQVTGYTNPDLVFKGSVPSMSVEYNDNAIKTGNLAVLAAYPAGFLGGIEIQRDLYITSTIINLGQLFTFKTGEVDLFSLGGSPVAQHGSSGGAAVDTDGKLIGIIVTSTDATNTSDRDLNAISTSYINRNLKSTSGISLEELLNSSLSSFSAQFDTASLPEIKKLLFEALTSGN; encoded by the coding sequence ATGCTCGCAAAAATCTTTTCATTTTTACTGGGAATAATCGGGGTCGTGACGACCGCGCTCTCCTTCCCTGTCCCGCAAACAGCCATAGCGCCGAAAATTACGCCCACGAAAACTGAGACCGTTGTTGAAAATACCAAAAGTAAAACCAACGACTTTAGTCAACTAAAGTCGGCGAGTACCACCACACAGAGAACCGCAACGACCACTGCCAAAGAAAAAACGCCCGCAAAAAAACCAACCGAAAATAGTAAAACTCCTGTTCCAAACGTCGTTGCTTCAAAAATTCCCTATATTCCAAAAGTTGCAGTGGCTACGACTACAACCCCAGCCCCGCCAACCGATTTCAACGCGCTCAATCAAAAAGCTCGCGCGGCCGTTGTAAATATTTTGTGCACCTCAGCTATGGGAGGAATTTTTGAACCCATTTCAGGCTCAGGTGTCTTGATTGATTCAAGGGGAATTATCCTTACCAACGCCCACATCGCTCAATTTTTATTGCTCGAAGATTCAGCGGGAAGAAAACTTTTAAATTGTATCGTGCGCACTGGTAGTCCGGCCGTTGCGACGTACAGAGTAAACGTAGTGTATATTTCCCCTCAATGGGTCAAGGATAATTATAAAAATTTGCGCTCTCAAAATCCTACGGGTACTGGTGAAAATGATTTTGCCCTGCTTCAGGTAACTGGTTACACGAACCCTGACCTTGTTTTTAAAGGCTCCGTACCTTCGATGTCTGTAGAATATAACGACAATGCTATTAAGACTGGTAATCTGGCAGTTTTGGCTGCGTATCCCGCGGGCTTTTTGGGAGGCATCGAAATTCAAAGAGATCTCTACATCACCTCAACAATCATTAACCTTGGACAACTTTTTACCTTTAAAACCGGCGAGGTTGATCTGTTTAGTCTTGGTGGTAGTCCTGTCGCGCAACACGGAAGCTCTGGCGGAGCGGCAGTCGACACCGACGGGAAACTGATCGGTATTATTGTCACTTCAACCGACGCGACAAATACTTCAGATCGCGATTTAAATGCTATCTCTACAAGTTACATCAATCGAAATTTGAAAAGTACCTCCGGTATATCTCTTGAGGAACTGTTAAATTCAAGTCTGAGCAGTTTCTCAGCACAATTTGATACAGCGTCTCTCCCCGAAATTAAAAAACTTTTATTTGAGGCGTTGACTTCAGGAAACTAA
- a CDS encoding RNHCP domain-containing protein, with translation MKKLFQKTVEDFQCEHCGTAVAGNGYTNHCPKCLWSKHVDVHPGDREATCGGLMEPVAFEKRSDSYVITHRCQKCGFERKNNFVAGDSFDTLLALARKQS, from the coding sequence ATGAAAAAATTATTTCAAAAAACCGTCGAGGATTTTCAGTGTGAACACTGTGGAACAGCAGTGGCGGGGAACGGCTACACGAACCATTGCCCGAAATGTTTGTGGAGCAAACATGTTGATGTACACCCGGGTGACAGGGAAGCGACATGTGGCGGTTTAATGGAGCCAGTGGCTTTTGAAAAGCGCTCAGACTCTTATGTTATAACGCACCGCTGTCAAAAATGTGGATTTGAACGAAAAAATAATTTTGTAGCAGGGGACTCTTTTGATACGTTACTTGCACTCGCAAGAAAACAATCTTAG
- a CDS encoding A/G-specific adenine glycosylase yields the protein MTLPTFKKTVWLYYRKNSRNLPWRKTTDPYKILVSEIMLQQTQVDRVVPKYLEFVKKFPNFKSLAEASVSDVLKTWQGLGYNRRALFVKRAAESIAEHFNGKLPRTLTELESLPGIGKATAAAILAYAHNKPVTFIETNVRTVFLHHFFKGGEKIPDTEILKLALATLDTGKPRDWHYALMDYGTYLKKEFGNPNSQSKHYAKQSKFRGSDREIRGAVLKFLTCNKKISRQKFLKMSGFENARATTIIKNLTTEGFIKNNRDMLTLA from the coding sequence ATGACCCTCCCCACCTTCAAAAAAACAGTTTGGCTCTATTACCGTAAAAACTCGCGGAATCTTCCTTGGAGAAAAACCACCGATCCCTACAAAATTTTGGTATCGGAAATCATGCTCCAGCAGACTCAGGTTGATCGAGTCGTTCCAAAATATTTAGAATTTGTAAAAAAATTTCCTAATTTTAAATCACTCGCCGAAGCCTCTGTTTCTGATGTTTTAAAAACTTGGCAAGGGCTGGGCTACAACCGCCGCGCGCTTTTTGTAAAGCGCGCGGCTGAAAGTATTGCTGAGCACTTTAACGGAAAATTACCGCGAACTCTTACCGAGCTTGAATCGTTACCCGGGATAGGGAAGGCGACAGCGGCCGCTATCTTGGCCTATGCGCACAATAAGCCGGTAACTTTCATCGAGACAAACGTGAGAACCGTTTTTCTTCACCACTTTTTTAAAGGCGGAGAAAAAATTCCTGATACCGAAATTTTGAAACTGGCACTTGCGACGCTCGACACAGGAAAACCTCGAGATTGGCATTACGCGCTCATGGATTATGGCACCTACCTGAAAAAAGAATTCGGCAATCCCAATTCGCAAAGTAAACACTATGCAAAACAATCAAAATTTCGCGGCTCAGATAGGGAAATCCGCGGAGCAGTTTTGAAATTTTTAACTTGTAATAAAAAAATTTCTCGCCAAAAATTTTTGAAAATGAGTGGATTTGAAAACGCTCGAGCCACTACAATTATTAAAAACTTAACAACCGAAGGTTTTATTAAAAACAATCGAGACATGTTAACCTTAGCGTAA
- a CDS encoding YraN family protein, producing the protein MESVPTKKQILGSLGEAIASKYLVNKGFTVVEMNYRKKFGEIDIIVKKGQKIHFVEVKTVSKENVKDFNLEAGDSFRPEDNVHAWKLQRLSRTITVYLAENKYGDETEWQFDVITIYLDEKNKTAKVKMLDGVIL; encoded by the coding sequence ATGGAATCCGTTCCAACAAAAAAACAAATTTTAGGTTCGCTCGGTGAAGCTATTGCTTCAAAATATCTTGTAAATAAAGGCTTTACGGTAGTTGAAATGAATTACCGCAAAAAGTTTGGCGAGATAGATATTATTGTCAAAAAAGGACAGAAGATTCACTTTGTTGAAGTTAAAACTGTCTCAAAGGAAAATGTTAAAGACTTCAATTTGGAAGCGGGGGACTCTTTTAGACCCGAAGACAATGTCCATGCATGGAAGCTCCAACGACTTTCGCGGACGATCACGGTTTATTTAGCCGAAAATAAATATGGAGACGAGACCGAGTGGCAATTCGATGTCATCACAATTTACTTAGATGAGAAAAATAAAACGGCAAAAGTAAAAATGTTAGATGGTGTTATTTTGTAG
- a CDS encoding HD domain-containing protein: protein MKSSKLQDTFNLPKEVVTIAEALKKANFEAYLVGGCVRDTLLGRKPKDWDLTTNAAPEEIIKIFPKTFYENSYGTVGVVNEATEDETLKVVEITPYRLESQYNDFRRPSSVAWSDKLEDDLQRRDFTINAIALKVESEGGTPGTYKGQLIDPYKGQEDLASKTLRTVGDPHKRFSEDALRMLRAIRISTELGFSISSETIEAIAKYTPLLKEIAIERIREEFVRILMSDNPMSGIIMCQKLGILPFISHELEKAIGVEQNQAHSFDVWEHLLRALQHAADKGWSLEIRLAALFHDISKPETRRASHETKWTFYGHEVVGSRVTEKILTRLTFSKKIIEKVVKLVRWHMFFSDTEQITPSAVRRLVAKVGKDDVWELMNLRICDRIGTGRPKENPYRLRKYKSMIEEVMRDPVSVGMLKIDGNRLIEVTHVTPGPKIGRILLALLEEVLEKPELNTEEYLEKRALELSDVSDETLISLAEKAREAKEDFENKELGDIRGKYNVE, encoded by the coding sequence ATGAAAAGCTCTAAACTTCAGGACACTTTCAACTTGCCGAAAGAAGTTGTAACAATTGCCGAAGCTCTAAAAAAGGCTAACTTCGAGGCATACCTAGTTGGCGGCTGCGTTCGAGACACCCTTCTCGGTAGAAAACCAAAAGATTGGGATCTCACGACTAATGCAGCGCCGGAAGAGATTATAAAAATTTTCCCAAAAACTTTCTACGAGAACTCTTACGGCACCGTAGGTGTTGTAAATGAAGCCACAGAAGATGAAACCTTGAAGGTTGTAGAAATCACACCCTACAGACTTGAATCTCAGTATAACGATTTCCGACGACCTAGCAGTGTGGCGTGGAGCGACAAACTAGAAGATGACTTGCAACGTCGGGATTTTACGATAAACGCTATCGCGCTTAAGGTTGAAAGTGAAGGTGGAACGCCCGGAACTTATAAGGGACAGTTGATTGATCCGTATAAAGGACAAGAAGATCTTGCTTCGAAAACCTTACGAACTGTCGGCGACCCCCATAAACGATTTAGTGAAGATGCCTTGAGAATGCTTCGCGCTATCCGGATTTCGACCGAACTGGGCTTCAGTATCAGTTCGGAAACTATTGAGGCAATTGCGAAGTACACTCCCCTTCTAAAAGAAATCGCCATTGAAAGAATTCGAGAAGAGTTTGTAAGGATTTTAATGTCTGATAACCCAATGAGTGGGATCATTATGTGCCAAAAGCTCGGAATTTTGCCGTTTATTAGCCATGAATTAGAAAAAGCCATTGGTGTTGAACAAAATCAGGCTCATTCATTCGATGTTTGGGAGCACTTGCTTCGCGCACTTCAGCATGCCGCCGATAAAGGCTGGAGCTTAGAAATCCGTCTAGCTGCTTTATTTCATGATATTTCCAAGCCTGAGACTAGACGTGCTTCACATGAAACAAAGTGGACGTTTTACGGCCATGAAGTGGTTGGTTCACGTGTAACAGAGAAAATCCTCACCAGACTCACCTTTTCAAAGAAAATCATCGAAAAAGTAGTAAAACTTGTTCGTTGGCACATGTTTTTCTCAGACACCGAGCAAATTACCCCTTCAGCAGTGAGACGTTTGGTGGCTAAGGTTGGTAAAGACGATGTTTGGGAATTAATGAACTTAAGAATCTGTGATCGCATTGGAACCGGCAGACCGAAAGAAAACCCTTATAGATTAAGGAAGTATAAATCGATGATTGAGGAGGTCATGCGAGATCCCGTTTCAGTTGGAATGCTCAAAATTGATGGAAACAGGCTAATTGAGGTTACACATGTAACACCTGGACCTAAAATAGGTAGAATTTTGCTAGCTTTATTGGAAGAAGTGCTCGAAAAACCGGAACTTAACACAGAAGAATATCTTGAAAAAAGAGCTTTGGAATTATCAGATGTTTCAGATGAAACATTGATATCTCTGGCTGAAAAGGCTAGGGAGGCCAAGGAAGACTTCGAAAACAAGGAGTTGGGTGATATTCGAGGAAAATATAACGTCGAATAG
- a CDS encoding helix-turn-helix domain-containing protein: protein MSIKVEMKQFLKELDLNDAEITTYMSALELGSGPASAIAKAAGLNRVTGYEALKRLSRKGFVTIRAKKNEKIKYFTPIEYSEILEKLKNKQEAVGVAIKKAETLKHEFSANFNVAEDKPDVLFFEGAQGIKEVLSDTLKQKPNEIISFASAESLEAGFDKIFLEMYWKRRAALAIPSRGILPDTSQAREQFNPEKNQRELRTLKFVPPEAFQFKNEIDIYGDNVGITSHSNGNQHGIIIKSRNVALSLKAIFETLWSLSKSE from the coding sequence ATGAGTATCAAGGTAGAAATGAAACAGTTCCTAAAAGAGCTCGATTTGAACGACGCGGAGATCACCACGTACATGTCTGCTCTTGAATTAGGATCGGGACCTGCCAGCGCTATAGCTAAAGCGGCTGGCCTAAACCGAGTTACTGGTTATGAAGCTTTGAAGCGTCTATCTCGCAAGGGTTTTGTGACTATTCGGGCCAAAAAGAACGAGAAAATCAAATATTTCACGCCTATTGAGTACTCAGAAATCCTTGAAAAGCTCAAAAATAAACAAGAAGCTGTTGGGGTGGCTATAAAAAAGGCAGAAACTCTAAAACATGAATTTTCTGCCAATTTCAACGTGGCAGAGGATAAACCTGATGTTTTATTTTTTGAAGGAGCACAAGGTATCAAAGAAGTTTTGAGCGATACCCTGAAACAGAAACCAAATGAAATAATTTCTTTTGCTTCAGCCGAATCACTTGAAGCGGGGTTTGATAAAATTTTTCTAGAAATGTATTGGAAGCGCCGTGCTGCTTTAGCAATCCCCTCTCGTGGTATTTTGCCTGATACCTCACAAGCACGAGAACAATTTAATCCCGAGAAAAATCAACGTGAATTACGAACCTTAAAGTTTGTTCCACCAGAAGCTTTTCAATTCAAAAATGAAATTGATATTTATGGAGATAACGTTGGTATTACTTCACATTCTAACGGAAACCAACATGGGATTATCATTAAAAGCCGCAACGTAGCCCTGAGTTTAAAGGCTATTTTTGAGACGCTTTGGAGCTTAAGTAAAAGTGAATAA